The nucleotide window aacaaacgAATACAAAAATGACGTAGgaaatatgaattttatttgtgtacattCTTAATGAACAAAATTCGGTGGCTAAAATTTGCTTCAGCTTAGAGATCCCCTTGGATAGGGGGGAATGTCTTAATTGTTCACAATCAAACCATGGTTCATTCTCATTTTATGTGCGGTGGTTTAATGCATAAGCCTGTGTAAACCCTTGCCAAAAAGGTTCAATATGAGAacagattttttatttacatactcAACGCCGCTCCTTATATCTGAGGGAAAAACGACTTATGTCAAACTAAATGACGTCATCAAGACTTTTTTTCGCGGAAAAATACTGCAGAAAACCACAACACGTTGCAGCTTGGTGAACATTTGATTGGCCTGACGCTTGGAGAGTTCAGGCGCGGTTAGAAGCACACCGCACCGCGCAGCACCGCGACATATCGCAACTGTAACAATAGTTTCTTTGCTATAGCTCcgggaccgattccacaaataTAACTCTGACTTAGAGCAGACTTTAATACCTTgtaataaagtttattttttggtCATGGATATGCCTGTGTCGGGAAGCCAACATTCCTGGTCATTTTCATGAGCAGTTTACCGCTCTTCATGTGAACACAAGCCGTCGCTGATCGAGACCAAAACATCTAATGAGTAAATATCGTATAATGACACAGAAGTACTGATTTCATTAAACCATCCGTGCTATTCATTTAAACGAATTTTGGCTATCTTGTTATCGCCTACAAAATTTAACCTTATCACCATTAACAAACCGATTTAAAAATGAAGTGGAAAAATGTATCCCCAATCCGGAAAAGCTGCACATTGAGAAATTTACCCCTATCCCCACAGCTGGGCATCGTGAAGTGTATCCCAAACTCTACAGCTGGACATAGAGAAATGTATCCCCTCCTCCCTCCTTTACACCGACAAATGTATTCCAACCCCTACAGCTGGACATGGTGCAGATGGGCCATTGGCGGGataacccaaagcactcacgtGCAAGGCCCTGGgttcatgttttaaaacataACTTGACCGAATTTGTAAAACTTAAAGAACTTAAAACTACACGCAAGCAAGAGTCGAGTACTGGTAATTACTCCATTGGTATCCAAGGCGGGAACATAtagtcatgaatattcataaactGTTGAGGAGCTGCATTGCTATTGAACTGATGTTTGTAATAAATAGTCTTGCCATTACTAAGCCAGGCCGCCCACCAACCAAAAGTGCCAACAGTGAATATGGTGTGTTCACACATAGACAACACGGCAAAGTCTACCGCCCCACTGTTCCCCTCTAAATACACAGTATCAAATGAAGGCACATTGGACTTTACCCAAGACATGTCATCCGAGCCGGCGATGAACAAAACGTCATGGAAGAGATGCCTGAAGTAGTTTTGTGCACTTATAATATATGACGCAGGCGCAACGTTGTTGCCCAGTTTTTTCCGGTCGGGGTTCATCATGTCGTTGCGCCGCACGTGCAGTGCCACATATGTAGTACTACTGATCAAGTCCATCGATTTGCGTTGAGAAACTATCGCTTTCGTCAACGCCTCCAATGCCAGCTGTCGTATGCTAGGTCGTAGCGTAAACTGACGACGGATGATGTCCGAAATGTGGTGAAAATATCGCCATGATTGAAAATACCCAGCAATGCTGACGTCTCCATGCAGCGGGCGATCAAAATGTGTAAATGACATGTTAAAAACCGATCTGTTCTTCTCGTGGTGGACTGCCAAATCTTCACACTTCCCGACAGGTTTGATGACTACATCTGGCATTTCAAACAGGCCAATCAGATCGCTATCCGCCTCTACGAAAGCCT belongs to Liolophura sinensis isolate JHLJ2023 chromosome 9, CUHK_Ljap_v2, whole genome shotgun sequence and includes:
- the LOC135475763 gene encoding galactoside alpha-(1,2)-fucosyltransferase 2-like, producing MLVPFGAIPDHLLKPLHVDTTLQYNVKKLKLPNSKDPSYLESTLILAATLDLPHTASNSSDCCCCNSTPLQLPASSKTHYTGFGTNAAGFNLETACLFAGGYVVVSVYNQSFLEEAHRLNDKEMLTSKLQKLFLRDAVVRRLRENNQSHLNSPTNQPLGICVRKFGRLGNQMFEVAALLGIVHVNGMKAFVEADSDLIGLFEMPDVVIKPVGKCEDLAVHHEKNRSVFNMSFTHFDRPLHGDVSIAGYFQSWRYFHHISDIIRRQFTLRPSIRQLALEALTKAIVSQRKSMDLISSTTYVALHVRRNDMMNPDRKKLGNNVAPASYIISAQNYFRHLFHDVLFIAGSDDMSWVKSNVPSFDTVYLEGNSGAVDFAVLSMCEHTIFTVGTFGWWAAWLSNGKTIYYKHQFNSNAAPQQFMNIHDYMFPPWIPME